taatgaaaatatgtatgaaatttctattaaacattttgtttcaatctaatgttattttttataattatatttttttctatataaaaatcattcataccttctataatgttacatacaaTTGATTATGTATCAATTGAATTTGTAAGACGTGTCTTTTTCCGTTGTAAATATTCTTGGACATtatcatattttcttttatacaggattgaaaataaattttgttgagtaaaatctttttttagtGTTTTCCAATAGTTAtttaagttatttattttataatctgtTCCATCAGtaagtataaaattgttatttttaaattcatatattttaaatccAAGTTCATTTAATATCCATAGATTATTTTTGTACAGATAACATTCTATTGGTTCGCTGTCTGCAATTATAGATTGCACATATACTACTTCAAAGTTCGATTTTGATGTGCTATTAATTATGTACActaataataaagtattattataaaagctCATTATAGCTAAAGATGAAGTTGTATTAAGTGCTAAAAGCTTTAAATGTTTAACAGGTAAAACTTCAACAAACTCTTCTAAGTTACAATTATGAAGTTGTTCATTAAACTTTTCAATATCacttttagatattttattatgaaaattaatacataataattcttttccaATCTTGTAGTCCCATAATATAAACATTCCATCTCCTCCACaagatattaaaacatttttgtcaTGAGGTAATTCCAAGATGTTTGTTACAAATTTTGTATGTCCTAAACAATAGGatacaatattatatgaatttgGGAACATAGACACTCTAATTTTTTCATCTCTATCTGTTGTAATAATGTACTTTCCATCTTCCGTAATTAATACGTCAAGTAACATTGATAAATGTCCTAAAAGTAGGACCCCATTGTCAGACTGCTTATTAGAAAATAGGTAAGCATCTCCTGTTTTATCAGCAACAACTATGTCGTTGTTTGGGGTAAATTGCACTTTGCTAGCAGCTCTAggaagtattttatttaacacaaGATTCtgactttttctttcatacaAACATAGTTGCTTACGATTTGTATagacaaagaaatattttccatcaTATGAGAACATTACGTTGGTAATCGTGTGAGGAGTTTCTTTGTTTATGTTGTTATGCACATCAGCTTTTTTATCACTTTGCAATTTAGGTAAAGAAATAGTTGTTTCTGTaccattttcaatattatacattacaatttgttcattattacatataataatgtCTGATTCGTATATACAAAAActcattattgaaaaatgaaatttttatgaccaaaaaattttaattagaacactatttttatgtttattattatatgttgtTCATATATTCGAAAAGAATAAActgttgtatatattttactaagttataaaattctaataaatcaAATCCGTTTTTCGATTATATATCACATATATTGACTGTTAAAATTGTCAACATTCACTGCACATGAGTAGTTCCGCGTGGATTGCATGTTGAATGTATTGACATAAACTGTACATATAAACTACATTGTGTTCATCAAGACGTGAAACAACATAGTAGACTATACAATAGTAGAATAGTATCAACCAGTACCAACTTTTACAAAAGAAATGATAGATGTATGAAAATCCAGAAACATAAATACAGAATCAAattcctcgaaaaaattatttagtattaaatatttttaaccgtTTCTAATATCGCAAAAAAGCTGTGAAGATCTCTTTTGTTAGATCAGTATCTTTAAAAGATTTAACTATCAATGTATATCATCAATTAAgtacatgtatgtatttctAATCGTTGCATTCTTAAGCAGCTTAAAGCGTAAGCGTGAATATCATTGTCTTCAActtttaacaaatatacaaaCATGTATGTGACATAATGTTGATTAATCGCgcgaaaaatacatatatatatatttgttaatcaTCTTTTGTTCGCAATTTGTCTGCAAATTGCAATAGATGTGTTATGCTTTGCACATATAATAGAAATCCTCAATGCATATAAAAGTGATACGAAATGACAATATGTGTGATTAAAAGGTATGAGAGACCTAAAAAATCTATAAACATTTCTCTTTGATTTGCATATTCTTCATAAACTTTAAATAGTTTAGTGACtcatttctatattattacaattatacatGTTTTATACAGATTATAGATTACAAATGTTacatttatacttttttatattgataaaaatctggtaaaaatatatatttcgatatGTGGAAACCATTTGAAGCTGGTAGTTCACCAATTGATTGGTGTGAACGCAATTATAGTATTTCTTCTAGTATTGCAGAATTTATGAATACGGTTCGTATGTACAATGATATAGAcaaaattctttctcttttctttttaaaattatagaacttataaattcctaaaatattaaactaaaaatatttttattcacagCTAAGTAatgtagtatttttattacttccaCCTGTTCTAATGCATCTCTTTAGAGATTATGGTCGATTTGTAAATCCTGGAATTCATATAATTTGGTTCTTACTGATGATAGTAGGTCTTAGTAGTGCATATTTTCATGCTACATTATCCCTTATAGGTAAgtagtaatatattatagatttatagaacataaataaaaacatgaaaattacttattattttgtCATAGGACAATTGCTAGATGAATTAGCAATTTTATGGGTATATATGGCTGGTTTTTGTATGTTTCTTCCACGAAggtattttccaaatattttacataatgaTAGAAAACTTCTTGCCATATGTGCAACTTTACCAACTCTAATTGCAACTGGCTTATCATTTATACATCCTGCAATAAATGCATTTGCTTTAATGAGTCTTGGTATACCTGCATTTGGATTTATGATCATTGAATTAAAAAGGTACAATTCTTAATTAACATCTATATAAGATTTTATGTTGTAATCTCTAATTATATCATCGTGCATGCTTTTCTTAAGGACAAAATCAATGAGGGTTTATAGATTGGGTTTACGATGTGGTGCTGTATGGTTATTAGCAGTTGCTTGTTGGCTGAATGATCGTTTATTTTGTGATACTTGGCTGAACCTGAATTTCCCTTATTTACATGCACTTTggcatttatttatttttattgcaagtTACACAGCAGCTGTactttttgcatatttttctgtaaaagaggaaaagcCACAGCAATCACCAGTACTAAAGTATTGGCCAAAGAATGATTTTGAACTTGGTATACCATATGTAACTATTAGAAGTTATGTCAAACttgatataaatacaaatatataattatcaacATCAATATTATGAAGGctgttttgtatttaaaaaataatgattagTGATTTAaaacgcaatatactatttaCTTTgcttatttaaagaatttaactTTGTACCAGTGTTtttacaaagaagaaatatacacattttatatttatctatcttAATTCGAAGATagatttattcattttttaaatttgtgaTATTATTCTAgttattgtacaaatatatgtGATTAATAAATTAGTAAGGTCTGTAAAAATGCAATATTAAGATAgtgtacaagatatttattctcTTGaagtatgaaataatattgtaatatatttgtgtaagaaaaaaagaaataaatgtaacatCGAGTTAgtgttcttctttttataaccttgtgttatttaaattaacataTGTTTAGaccaatttaatattttatttttgttctcctctgtaaataacaatatttttgtcaGTTTCATAGATCTTCACTTCATATAAAAGATCTGAGTTAGGCATAATCCTTTTTagttcattaaatatatatatagctacATTTTCAGTAGTAGAaacagtatttttaaaataaggTACATCTTTATCCAAATTCTTATGGTCCAGTTGATCCATTAACacttttttcataaataattttaaatctgaTATATTCATGACCATACCTGTTATAGGATCTACAGGTCCACATACAGTCACTTccactaaaataaaatataatgagaAGTTGTAAAcattaatatagtaataataattacctgTATAATTATGACCATGTCCCCAATAGTTATTACATTttccatatatatttttgttttcttcctcAGTTAAGTTCTcgctgaaaaatattcttgctcattaaatagaaaaattttatgtgcaaaaataatcatataataCTTGTGTAAACGGTGACAGCTGGATATTACTTCTTTTCTCGTTAAATACGCGATTGGACGTTCCATCATGTACATGTGTCACTTAAAAGTATGGAATACGATTTCATAAAGTATTAAATGTAGGAAAAGGATTATTGTGCAAAAAACagcataattataaaaaagattgtTCAAGGATAATGAGAATTTTTTGATTACGATAGcatttcttataaaacattattttttgtaaatattttacaatgttaTATCATTTAgtcctttatttttatttacttattatttaacCAGAATTCAAATAtacgaagaattttttaatagaaacgttttatttgttaaagtaAATGATAGAAGTAGATAACTTGGTCGGGAATCGAGAAAGATACGATTGAGCCAATCCGAGtagaataattgtatattcaTTAGACTTAAAGAACGACTGCGTTTGCAAGTTTATATCAAAGTGAGTGAGTTTACGTTAGTAAAGTTCATGTAAGTTACACATTTTGATTCTTTAAAACGAAGTAGCAAACATCTGTTGTTTTAATATGACTGTAATCTGATTATAAACTAGGTGATTGTATTGGTCGCTGTTGCTTCCAAATCGTCATGCCGGTAACGCCCTAGATCTTATAACAATTAGTCATCTCGCAGAATATGCAATGTTTAATAAGCTTTAACATAAGAAACATATAGTccgtttaaataataatatcatattgAAAAATGGATAGCAAGggtagaaaaattattgtttgcgATAACGGAACAGGGGTAAGGTTATgactttacttttattttttgatttctatttcgtttataccttttaaatttatattttgtaaaactttCTTTCTGAAAATACTAAAGtaacattatacttttataGTTTGTAAAGTGTGGATATGCAGGAGCAAATTTCCCAGCACATATATTTCCATCCATAGTTGGACGTCCTATTATCAGAGCTGTCAATAAAATAGGAGACATTGATGTGaaggtatattttttaattctccaaTTATAGCAAATCAAGTTTAgactatttattgtattttcaattatttatttaaaaaagagttattaatgtaatttatggATATTTGTTGTtctgtatttaatatatattcattgttataaaaatatactactTATTTAacctaaataaaataaatcatctttctttcatattttgtaaGGAACATTAGTAATTGAATTGATTATatgattttttcaatttggaGTTTGAGATTCCTTTATTTAACCATAGAAACAAAATCATAATCCATCATTTCTATGcagtttattaataaatttacttaattttcaGCAAGAATATTGTATTCGTGTAAGTCACTTCATAATATTACACTGTGTGCCCCAGAGTTTAAGTCTGATTGAAAACGCATTTGTCATTTATTAACCTTGTTTACTAACCAAAATTAAAATGGATTGTGCATATTAAAAGTAAgacagatatttttaaaagtatgGGAATATATAACATCTTTGTTGAAAACTTAATTAGTAACTATGACAatcataacattatatttttcattttgataatttataataaatttatccaaTATATTGCtaattgtttttctatttattggtattgaataaatataagaaataaaatataaaatagaatatttacagatgttatatttatacttatatatgt
Above is a genomic segment from Bombus pascuorum chromosome 9, iyBomPasc1.1, whole genome shotgun sequence containing:
- the LOC132910963 gene encoding 6-pyruvoyl tetrahydrobiopterin synthase isoform X3, with the protein product MYMMERPIAYLTRKEVISSCHRLHNENLTEEENKNIYGKCNNYWGHGHNYTVEVTVCGPVDPITEENKNKILNWSKHMLI
- the LOC132910959 gene encoding alkaline ceramidase; amino-acid sequence: MWKPFEAGSSPIDWCERNYSISSSIAEFMNTLSNVVFLLLPPVLMHLFRDYGRFVNPGIHIIWFLLMIVGLSSAYFHATLSLIGQLLDELAILWVYMAGFCMFLPRRYFPNILHNDRKLLAICATLPTLIATGLSFIHPAINAFALMSLGIPAFGFMIIELKRTKSMRVYRLGLRCGAVWLLAVACWLNDRLFCDTWLNLNFPYLHALWHLFIFIASYTAAVLFAYFSVKEEKPQQSPVLKYWPKNDFELGIPYVTIRSYVKLDINTNI
- the LOC132910951 gene encoding tRNA (guanine-N(7)-)-methyltransferase non-catalytic subunit wdr4 encodes the protein MSFCIYESDIIICNNEQIVMYNIENGTETTISLPKLQSDKKADVHNNINKETPHTITNVMFSYDGKYFFVYTNRKQLCLYERKSQNLVLNKILPRAASKVQFTPNNDIVVADKTGDAYLFSNKQSDNGVLLLGHLSMLLDVLITEDGKYIITTDRDEKIRVSMFPNSYNIVSYCLGHTKFVTNILELPHDKNVLISCGGDGMFILWDYKIGKELLCINFHNKISKSDIEKFNEQLHNCNLEEFVEVLPVKHLKLLALNTTSSLAIMSFYNNTLLLVYIINSTSKSNFEVVYVQSIIADSEPIECYLYKNNLWILNELGFKIYEFKNNNFILTDGTDYKINNLNNYWKTLKKDFTQQNLFSILYKRKYDNVQEYLQRKKTRLTNSIDT
- the LOC132910963 gene encoding 6-pyruvoyl tetrahydrobiopterin synthase isoform X1, with protein sequence MYMMERPIAYLTRKEVISSCHRLHKIFFSENLTEEENKNIYGKCNNYWGHGHNYTVEVTVCGPVDPITGMVMNISDLKLFMKKVLMDQLDHKNLDKDVPYFKNTVSTTENVAIYIFNELKRIMPNSDLLYEVKIYETDKNIVIYRGEQK
- the LOC132910963 gene encoding 6-pyruvoyl tetrahydrobiopterin synthase isoform X2, with product MYMMERPIAYLTRKEVISSCHRLHNENLTEEENKNIYGKCNNYWGHGHNYTVEVTVCGPVDPITGMVMNISDLKLFMKKVLMDQLDHKNLDKDVPYFKNTVSTTENVAIYIFNELKRIMPNSDLLYEVKIYETDKNIVIYRGEQK